Proteins encoded together in one Ipomoea triloba cultivar NCNSP0323 chromosome 4, ASM357664v1 window:
- the LOC116017129 gene encoding acidic endochitinase-like, with the protein MACKIIYGISLLLLSFINISLGEGEIGIYWGQNGNEGSLGDTCASNNYKIVNIAFLTTFGNGRIPVLDLAGHCDPANDQCTGLSADISACKGLGIKVMLSIGGGSSGSYSLSSADDAKKVAQYLWDNYLGGQSKSRPLGDERLDGIDFVMSSGSGQFYDELAKTLSAFGKGGQKVYLSAAPQCPFPDQTLQAAINTGLFDYVWVQFYNNPPCHYSGDATNLLNSWNNDWSNIPVGKLFLGLPASEEAAASGFVPADVLTSQILPAISGSPKYGGVMLWSKFYDNGYSSSICGLTKSVIYICCSTTNDTCTSFCENTVLGSFCTYL; encoded by the exons ATGGCGTGTAAGATCATATATGGCATCTCTCTTTTGCTCCTTTCCTTCATTAACATCTCGCTTGGAGAAGGAGAAATCGGGATATATTGGGGCCAAAATGGAAACGAGGGCAGTCTGGGCGACACTTGCGCGTCCAACAATTACAAAATCGTAAACATTGCTTTCTTAACAACGTTTGGCAATGGCCGGATTCCGGTTCTCGACCTCGCCGGGCACTGCGATCCAGCTAATGATCAGTGTACTGGCCTCAGCGCTGATATCAGTGCCTGTAAAGGCCTGGGAATCAAAGTAATGCTTTCCATTGGAGGTGGTTCATCAGGAAGCTATTCCCTTTCCTCTGCTGATGATGCCAA GAAAGTGGCACAATATCTATGGGACAACTATCTTGGAGGGCAATCAAAGTCAAGGCCACTAGGAGATGAAAGGCTAGATGGAATCGACTTTGTTATGTCTAGCGGCAGCGGCCAATTCTACGATGAACTGGCCAAGACATTATCGGCATTTGGCAAAGGGGGACAAAAAGTCTACTTGTCAGCAGCTCCTCAATGTCCTTTCCCTGACCAAACGCTGCAAGCGGCCATAAACACCGGCCTTTTCGACTACGTCTGGGTGCAGTTCTACAACAATCCTCCCTGTCACTACTCCGGCGACGCCACCAATCTCTTGAACTCTTGGAACAATGACTGGTCAAACATTCCTGTCGGGAAACTGTTTCTGGGATTGCCTGCATCCGAGGAAGCAGCCGCATCCGGTTTTGTTCCGGCTGATGTGCTTACTTCTCAGATTCTCCCGGCTATCAGTGGCTCACCCAAATACGGAGGCGTGATGCTGTGGTCTAAATTCTATGATAATGGCTACAGCTCAAGCATATGCGGTTTGACAAAATCTGTAATTTATATTTGCTGTTCCACCACAAATGATACCTGTACCTCCTTTTGTGAGAACACTGTACTAGGTTCATTTTGTACCTACTTGTGA
- the LOC116015331 gene encoding acidic endochitinase-like has translation MACKIVLAFSLLLLSLINISLGGEIAIYWGQNGGEDTLANTCATNNYNIVNIAFLTTFGSGRTPVLDLTGHCDPGSNQCTSLSDEIRACQSQGIKVMLSIGGAVGIYSLSSADDAKNVAHYLWDNYLGGQSGSRPLGDAVLDGIDFDIESGGGQFYDELAKALTSFGTKVYLTAAPQCPFPDQSLQTAINTGLFDYVWVQFYNNPNAACQYSDGNTADLLNSWNNNWSNVPAQKVLMGLPASQDAANNGFIPADVLTSQILPAIKGSTKYGGVMLWSKFYDNGYSSSIKPAV, from the exons ATGGCGTGTAAGATCGTACTTGCCTTCTCTCTTCTGCTCCTTTCTTTGATCAACATCTCTCTGGGGGGAGAAATCGCCATTTATTGGGGCCAAAATGGGGGTGAGGACACTCTAGCCAACACTTGTGCCACCAACAACTACAACATCGTCAACATTGCTTTCTTAACAACGTTTGGCAGTGGTCGGACTCCGGTCCTCGACCTCACCGGCCACTGTGATCCTGGTAGTAACCAGTGTACTAGCCTGAGCGATGAGATCCGAGCCTGTCAGAGCCAAGGTATCAAAGTCATGCTTTCCATTGGAGGTGCTGTTGGAATCTATTCCCTTTCATCCGCTGATGATGCCAA AAATGTCGCACATTATCTGTGGGACAACTATCTTGGAGGGCAATCAGGGTCAAGGCCACTAGGGGATGCAGTCCTTGACGGAATCGATTTCGATATAGAGTCCGGCGGCGGCCAATTCTACGACGAACTAGCCAAGGCCTTAACATCATTCGGAACAAAAGTCTACTTAACAGCAGCGCCGCAATGCCCATTCCCCGACCAAAGTCTACAAACCGCCATAAACACCGGCCTCTTCGACTACGTCTGGGTGCAATTCTACAACAACCCCAACGCCGCCTGTCAATATTCCGACGGGAACACCGCCGATCTTCTCAACTCTTGGAACAATAACTGGTCAAACGTTCCCGCACAAAAAGTGTTAATGGGATTGCCTGCTTCTCAAGATGCCGCCAACAATGGGTTCATTCCCGCCGACGTTCTTACTTCTCAGATTCTCCCGGCGATCAAGGGTTCAACCAAATATGGAGGTGTAATGCTTTGGTCTAAATTCTACGACAATGGCTATAGCTCAAGTATTAAGCCCGCAGTTTGA
- the LOC116017272 gene encoding acidic endochitinase-like, whose translation MAYNIIFAFSLLLLSLLNICLGAEIAIYWGQNGNEGSLRDTCATNNYNIVNIAFLTTFGNGRTPVLNLAGHCNPAANQCTGLSEEIRACKSQGIKVLLSIGGGVGNYSLSSADDAKNVAQYLWDNYLGGQSESRPLGDESLDGIDFAIVIGGNQFYDELAKALSTFGQKVYLSAAPQCPFPDRRLQSAIKTGLFDYVWVQFFNNPTAACQYSGDTKTDDLMKSWKNNWSTIPTPKLLMGLLASPKAAGSGFIPADVLTSQILPAIKGTPEYGGVMLWSKFFDNGYSLSIKSAV comes from the exons ATGGCGTATAACATAATATTTGCTTTCTCTCTTTTGCTCCTTTCCTTGCTTAACATCTGTCTCGGGGCAGAAATCGCGATATACTGGGGCCAAAATGGGAACGAGGGCAGCCTGCGGGACACCTGCGCGACCAACAACTATAACATCGTAAACATAGCGTTCTTAACAACGTTTGGCAATGGTCGGACTCCGGTCCTCAACCTTGCCGGTCATTGCAATCCTGCTGCTAATCAGTGTACTGGCCTGAGCGAGGAGATCAGAGCCTGTAAGAGCCAAGGCATCAAAGTCTTGCTTTCCATTGGTGGTGGCGTCGGAAACTATTCCCTTTCCTCTGCTGATGATGCCAA GAATGTGGCGCAATATTTGTGGGACAATTATCTTGGAGGGCAGTCAGAGTCAAGGCCACTAGGGGATGAAAGCTTGGACGGAATCGACTTTGCTATAGTTATAGGCGGCAATCAATTCTACGACGAATTGGCCAAGGCATTATCCACATTTGGGCAAAAAGTGTATTTGTCAGCAGCTCCTCAATGTCCTTTCCCGGATCGACGGCTACAATCGGCCATAAAAACCGGTCTTTTCGACTACGTTTGGGTGCAATTCTTCAACAACCCTACCGCAGCGTGTCAGTATTCTGGGGATACCAAAACCGATGATCTTATGAAATCTTGGAAAAATAATTGGTCTACCATTCCCACACCAAAACTATTAATGGGATTGCTTGCATCCCCGAAAGCTGCCGGGAGTGGTTTCATTCCGGCTGATGTGCTTACTTCTCAGATTCTCCCGGCGATCAAGGGTACACCCGAATATGGAGGCGTGATGCTGTGGTCTAAATTCTTTGACAATGGTTACAGCTTAAGTATTAAGTCTGCGGTTtga
- the LOC116017467 gene encoding acidic endochitinase-like: MAYNNKIIVTISLLLLSSLKISVGLGGEIAIYWGQNGGEGSLRETCDTTNYNIVNIAFLIAFGNGSTPVLNLADHCDQCEFLSDEIRYCKSKDIKVLLSLDGGGGDSFLSSPDDAKDVAQYLWDNFLGGESASRPLGDESLDGIDFYIEGGVSNKYYDVLAQALSELGEGAGQKVYLSAVPQCPFPDYYLQEAINTGLFDYVWVKFYDNSPCQYNGDATNLLDYWNRYWSTIPNGTLYLGLPAAPEVAPSGGYIPPDILISDVLPEIKGTPIYGGVMLWSRYYDIITNYSSQIKPYVSMLTKHHITSNLPSSAEY, from the exons ATGgcatataataataagattatagTTACCATCTCTCTTTTGCTCCTTTCCTCGCTTAAAATCTCTGTCGGTCTCGGGGGAGAAATCGCGATATATTGGGGCCAAAATGGGGGTGAGGGCAGCCTGCGCGAAACTTGCGACACCACCAACTACAATATCGTCAACATAGCTTTCTTAATAGCGTTTGGCAATGGCTCCACTCCGGTTCTCAACCTAGCTGACCACTGTGATCAGTGTGAATTCCTGAGCGACGAGATCAGATACTGTAAGAGCAAGGACATCAAAGTATTGCTTTCCCTTGATGGTGGTGGCGGAGACTCTTTCCTTTCCTCCCCTGATGATGccaa GGACGTGGCACAGTATCTATGGGACAACTTTCTGGGAGGAGAGTCAGCGTCAAGGCCACTAGGGGATGAAAGCCTGGACGGAATCGACTTTTATATAGAGGGAGGCGTCAGCAACAAATACTACGACGTACTGGCCCAGGCCTTGTCGGAATTGGGTGAAGGGGCGGGACAAAAAGTGTACTTGTCAGCAGTTCCACAATGTCCATTCCCTGATTATTACTTGCAGGAAGCCATAAACACCGGCCTTTTCGATTACGTGTGGGTGAAATTCTACGACAATTCTCCCTGTCAGTACAACGGCGATGCCACCAATCTTTTGGACTATTGGAACCGTTACTGGTCAACCATACCCAACGGAACACTATATTTGGGATTGCCTGCAGCGCCGGAAGTAGCCCCCAGTGGTGGCTACATTCCGCCTGATATCCTTATTTCTGATGTTCTCCCGGAGATCAAGGGTACACCCATATACGGAGGCGTAATGCTCTGGTCTAGATACTATGACATAATAACAAACTATAGCTCCCAGATCAAGCCATATGTCTCTATGCTTACTAAACACCATATTACTTCAAATTTGCCCTCGTCCGCTGAATACTAA
- the LOC116017514 gene encoding acidic endochitinase-like yields the protein MAFKILFAFSLLLLSLVNISLGADIVIYWGQNGNEGTLRDTCATNNYNIVNLAFLTTFGNGQTPVLNLAGHCNPAANQCTGLSDEIRACQSQGIKVLLSLGGGVGSYSLSSADDAKNVAQYLWDNYLGGQSGSRPLGDAVLDGVDFDIETGGGQFYDELAKALKAFGSNVVLSAAPQCPFPDQSLQTAINTGRFDYVWVQFYNNPPCQYSGDAANLLNSWNNNWSSIPAGKVLLGLPASQQAAGSGFIPADVLTSQILPAIKGSPKYGGVMLWSKFYDNGYSSSIKSAV from the exons ATGGCGTTTAAGATCCTATTTGCCTTCTCCCTTTTGCTTCTTTCCTTGGTTAACATCTCTCTTGGCGCAGATATCGTGATATACTGGGGCCAAAATGGGAACGAGGGCACCCTGCGCGACACCTGCGCGACCAACAACTACAACATCGTAAACTTAGCTTTCCTAACAACGTTCGGCAATGGCCAGACTCCGGTCCTAAACCTTGCCGGTCATTGCAACCCTGCCGCTAATCAGTGTACTGGCCTGAGCGACGAGATCAGAGCCTGTCAGAGCCAGGGCATCAAAGTCTTGCTTTCCCTTGGTGGTGGCGTCGGAAGCTATTCCCTTTCCTCGGCAGATGATGCCAA GAATGTGGCACAATATCTGTGGGACAATTATCTTGGAGGGCAATCAGGGTCAAGGCCACTAGGGGATGCAGTCCTAGACGGAGTCGACTTTGATATAGAGACCGGCGGGGGCCAATTCTACGACGAACTGGCCAAGGCATTAAAAGCGTTTGGATCAAACGTTGTATTGTCAGCAGCGCCGCAATGTCCATTCCCCGACCAAAGTCTACAAACCGCGATAAACACCGGCCGTTTCGACTACGTTTGGGTGCAATTCTACAACAATCCTCCCTGCCAGTACTCTGGGGACGCCGCCAATCTTTTGAACTCGTGGAACAATAACTGGTCAAGCATTCCCGCCGGAAAAGTATTGTTGGGATTGCCGGCCTCTCAGCAAGCAGCCGGAAGTGGGTTCATTCCGGCCGATGTGCTTACTTCTCAGATTCTCCCGGCGATCAAGGGCTCACCCAAATACGGAGGCGTAATGCTGTGGTCTAAATTCTATGACAATGGCTACAGCTCAAGTATTAAGTCTGCGGTTTAA